A region of Burkholderiales bacterium JOSHI_001 DNA encodes the following proteins:
- a CDS encoding ABC-type phosphate transport system, periplasmic component, with product MMQRRPLLLAGAMAALGPARAQTTPQGLPDYQRLEKLAGTVVAAGSSIVAGLLKPLGERFSALQPGVDFDIAGAGSSTALAGLLASPDTLGLLSRPMSANERTRFRERWGQAPLELVVAVDAVAIYLFKDNPVKALSLADLRRAFGREADAAARWGDLGGVGDWASTPLVRYGLEPGRGAHELVRELVLQGRDFTGDMAVEPVSTSVVQGVATQPGGIGYASVFFRTSRTRVVPLLNQGQAVEPTAEHAASGRYPLARSLYVCANRQPTPAAAALQRQFLLFLLSRDAQEQMARQGVFPLDAALARQGQQQLGVTAKPAP from the coding sequence ATGATGCAGCGGCGACCCTTGTTGTTGGCCGGCGCCATGGCGGCACTGGGCCCTGCGCGGGCCCAGACCACCCCTCAGGGCCTGCCCGACTACCAGCGCCTGGAAAAGCTGGCCGGCACCGTGGTGGCGGCGGGTTCGTCCATCGTGGCCGGCCTGCTCAAGCCCCTGGGTGAGCGCTTCAGCGCGCTGCAGCCCGGGGTGGATTTCGACATCGCCGGGGCCGGTTCCAGCACCGCGCTGGCCGGGCTGCTGGCGTCGCCCGACACCCTGGGCCTGCTGTCGCGGCCCATGAGCGCCAACGAGCGCACGCGCTTTCGCGAACGCTGGGGCCAGGCGCCGCTGGAACTGGTGGTGGCGGTGGACGCGGTGGCCATCTACCTGTTCAAGGACAACCCGGTGAAGGCGCTGTCCCTGGCCGACCTGCGCCGCGCCTTCGGCCGCGAAGCCGATGCCGCCGCGCGTTGGGGCGACCTGGGCGGGGTGGGCGACTGGGCCAGCACGCCGCTGGTGCGCTATGGGCTGGAGCCCGGCCGCGGCGCGCACGAGCTGGTGCGCGAGCTGGTGCTGCAGGGGCGCGACTTCACCGGCGACATGGCGGTGGAGCCGGTGTCCACCAGCGTGGTGCAGGGCGTGGCCACGCAGCCGGGCGGCATTGGCTACGCCAGCGTGTTCTTCCGCACCTCGCGCACCCGCGTCGTGCCCCTGCTGAACCAGGGCCAGGCGGTGGAGCCCACGGCCGAGCACGCGGCCTCGGGCCGCTACCCGCTGGCGCGTTCGCTGTATGTCTGCGCCAACCGCCAGCCCACGCCGGCCGCGGCGGCGCTGCAGCGCCAGTTCCTGCTGTTCCTGCTGTCGCGTGACGCGCAGGAGCAGATGGCGCGCCAGGGTGTGTTCCCGCTGGACGCGGCGCTGGCGCGCCAGGGGCAGCAGCAGTTGGGCGTGACG
- a CDS encoding acid phosphatase (PFAM: Phosphoesterase family~TIGRFAM: acid phosphatase, Burkholderia-type): MPHLFQQARPGWTGRLAALLLLLLALPAAADTPALQRIQTLVVIVAENHSFDNLFGLFPGADGIANATAEQSTQLDHDGQPLRELRVFGPDGQPDPRFPRLPNGPFRIDAEPVNRGLGEQGPNPVHAFWHQVEQVNGGLNNRFAAVSNVGGWVMGHYDGSRLKLWRWAREYTLADRFFAGSFGGSFVNHQYLVCACIPLFPDAPPTMRALLDDQGRHVREPDSPSAALGALRLVRGGGGPVSPDGLVLRTAQPPYQPSEIPPAADGPPEMANPRGKRNGDTPVPPQTQPTIGDRLSDKGIDWAWYAGGWHAAQADGRQPPKAPRRVIDAGGVDGLRFQTHHQPFNYFARFAPGTPDREQHLHDGDKLLRHAAAGTLPPVAFYKPGGRLSEHPGHSDVNSGDEHIDQVLRALRASPQWENMLVVVTYDENGGYWDHVPPPSGPGWGDRFGPATRVPTVLIGPHVKRGHVDHTVYDSGSILKFITERWGLQPLPGVRANMGNLSAALQ; the protein is encoded by the coding sequence ATGCCACACCTCTTCCAGCAGGCCCGTCCGGGGTGGACCGGGCGTTTGGCCGCCCTGCTGCTGTTGCTGCTGGCGCTGCCGGCAGCGGCCGACACGCCGGCGCTGCAACGCATCCAGACCCTGGTGGTCATCGTGGCCGAGAACCACAGCTTCGACAACCTGTTCGGCCTGTTCCCGGGCGCCGACGGCATTGCCAACGCCACCGCCGAACAGAGCACCCAGCTGGACCATGACGGCCAGCCCTTGCGCGAACTGCGGGTGTTCGGGCCTGACGGCCAGCCCGATCCGAGGTTTCCGCGCCTGCCCAATGGCCCCTTCCGCATCGACGCCGAGCCGGTGAACCGCGGCCTGGGCGAGCAGGGGCCCAACCCGGTGCACGCCTTCTGGCACCAGGTGGAGCAGGTCAACGGCGGCTTGAACAACCGCTTCGCCGCGGTCAGCAACGTGGGCGGCTGGGTGATGGGCCACTACGACGGGTCCCGCCTGAAGCTGTGGCGGTGGGCGCGCGAATACACCCTGGCCGACCGCTTCTTCGCCGGCAGCTTTGGCGGCAGCTTCGTCAACCACCAGTACCTGGTCTGCGCCTGCATCCCGCTGTTTCCCGATGCGCCGCCGACCATGCGCGCGCTGCTGGACGACCAGGGCCGGCATGTGCGCGAACCCGATTCACCTTCGGCCGCGCTGGGCGCGCTGCGCCTGGTGCGCGGCGGCGGCGGGCCGGTGTCGCCCGACGGCCTGGTGCTGCGCACGGCCCAGCCGCCTTACCAACCCAGCGAAATTCCACCCGCCGCGGACGGCCCGCCCGAGATGGCCAACCCACGCGGCAAGCGCAATGGGGACACGCCGGTGCCGCCGCAGACCCAGCCCACCATCGGCGACCGGCTCAGCGACAAAGGCATCGACTGGGCCTGGTACGCCGGCGGCTGGCACGCCGCCCAGGCCGATGGCCGCCAGCCCCCCAAGGCCCCGCGCCGGGTGATCGATGCCGGCGGCGTGGATGGCCTGCGCTTCCAGACCCACCACCAGCCTTTCAACTACTTCGCCCGCTTCGCCCCCGGCACCCCTGACCGCGAACAGCACCTGCACGACGGCGACAAACTGCTGCGCCACGCCGCCGCCGGCACCCTGCCGCCGGTGGCTTTCTACAAGCCCGGCGGACGCCTGAGCGAACACCCCGGCCACAGCGACGTGAATAGCGGCGACGAGCACATCGACCAGGTCCTGCGCGCCCTGCGCGCCAGCCCGCAGTGGGAGAACATGCTGGTGGTGGTGACCTACGACGAAAACGGCGGCTACTGGGACCACGTGCCGCCGCCCAGCGGCCCCGGCTGGGGCGACCGCTTCGGGCCCGCCACCCGGGTGCCCACGGTGCTGATCGGCCCGCACGTGAAGCGCGGCCATGTGGACCACACGGTGTACGACAGCGGGTCCATCCTGAAGTTCATCACCGAGCGCTGGGGCTTGCAGCCCTTGCCCGGGGTGCGCGCGAACATGGGCAACCTCTCGGCCGCGTTGCAGTAG
- a CDS encoding pseudouridine synthase family protein (PFAM: RNA pseudouridylate synthase~TIGRFAM: pseudouridine synthase), whose product MKLAQALFTQGFGTRRDCAGLAVSGRVRFAGRVLQDPDEDLPDEGLVLNVDGLDWPVCEHALVLLNKPAGYECSQKPKAWPSVLSLLPPPLRTRGVQPVGRLDADTTGLLLLTDDGALIHRWTSPKKHVPKVYEVRTARPVTPNQLEQLLAGVVLDDDPQPVRAAAVQATGELALQLTLTEGKYHQVKRMVAAVGNHVEALHRSRFGALVLPADLGPGQWRWVEGGAAAV is encoded by the coding sequence ATGAAGCTGGCACAGGCACTGTTCACCCAAGGTTTCGGCACCCGGCGCGACTGCGCGGGCCTGGCGGTGTCCGGTCGCGTGCGCTTCGCAGGGCGCGTGCTCCAGGACCCCGACGAAGACCTGCCCGACGAGGGTCTGGTGCTGAACGTGGACGGCCTGGACTGGCCGGTGTGCGAGCACGCCCTGGTGCTGCTGAACAAGCCCGCGGGCTACGAGTGCTCACAAAAACCCAAGGCCTGGCCCAGCGTGCTGAGCCTGCTGCCGCCGCCCCTGCGCACCCGCGGCGTGCAGCCGGTGGGCCGCCTGGATGCGGACACCACCGGGCTGCTGCTGCTGACCGACGACGGCGCACTGATCCACCGCTGGACATCGCCCAAGAAGCACGTGCCCAAGGTCTACGAAGTGCGCACCGCGCGGCCGGTCACGCCGAACCAGTTGGAACAACTGCTGGCCGGCGTGGTGCTGGACGACGACCCCCAGCCGGTGCGCGCCGCCGCGGTGCAGGCCACCGGCGAACTCGCGCTGCAACTCACGCTGACCGAAGGCAAGTACCACCAGGTCAAGCGCATGGTGGCCGCTGTGGGCAACCACGTGGAAGCGCTGCACCGCAGCCGTTTTGGTGCGCTGGTGTTGCCAGCCGATTTGGGGCCGGGCCAGTGGCGCTGGGTGGAAGGCGGCGCGGCGGCGGTGTAG
- a CDS encoding putative flavoprotein (PFAM: NADPH-dependent FMN reductase): protein MSDSLPLIVGLGGTTRPGSSSERALNLALAHARAMGCHTLVFGGSQLPTDLFDPGRPQRSDAARALVDALRRADGVVVATPAYHGGVSGLVKNALDFTEDLRDDARPYFSGRAVGCIVCADGAQALGATLAALRAVVHSLRGWPTPYGATLSTLSRPFDAEGHADPVTQQALETVAAEVVGFARLQRLAR from the coding sequence ATGAGCGATTCACTTCCTTTGATCGTCGGTCTGGGCGGCACCACCCGTCCGGGCTCCAGCAGCGAGCGGGCACTGAACCTGGCGCTGGCCCATGCGCGCGCCATGGGTTGCCACACACTGGTGTTCGGCGGCAGCCAGCTGCCCACCGACCTGTTCGACCCCGGCCGGCCGCAGCGCAGCGATGCCGCGCGGGCCCTGGTGGACGCGCTGCGCCGGGCCGACGGCGTGGTGGTGGCCACGCCGGCCTACCACGGCGGTGTGTCGGGCCTGGTGAAGAATGCGCTGGATTTCACCGAGGACCTGCGCGACGACGCCCGGCCCTACTTCAGCGGCCGCGCGGTCGGCTGCATCGTGTGCGCCGACGGCGCGCAGGCACTCGGCGCCACCCTGGCCGCCCTGCGTGCGGTAGTGCATTCGCTGCGTGGCTGGCCCACGCCCTATGGCGCCACGCTGTCCACCCTCAGCCGGCCCTTCGACGCCGAGGGCCATGCCGACCCCGTCACCCAGCAGGCGCTGGAAACCGTGGCGGCCGAGGTGGTGGGCTTCGCGCGGCTGCAGCGCCTGGCGCGCTGA